The genomic stretch GGCATTGTGACCAACCAGGGGCTTGGCGGCGCGACCGAGATTCTGCGCATCGCGAGCGCGGGCGACGATCGCCTCCCGGAGTTGATCCGCGAGCCCTATCGATTGCTCGCTGATGCTATTCGAGCGGTGGAAGCCCGGTTGGTGACCCTCGATCACCAGATCGCGGCCAGCACGCAGTTCGACGATACCTGCAAGCGGCTGAGTACGATTCCGGGCGTGGGACCGGTGACCTCGACAACGATCATTGCGCTTGCCGGGGATGTTTCTAGATTTCCAACGGGCCGCGACTTCGCAGCCTGGCTTGGCCTGACACCGCGCCAGAACTCGACCGGCGGCAAGGCCCGGCTCGGGCGAATCACCAAGGCGGGTGATCAGACCCTGCGAACGCTGTTGGTGCTTGGTGCCTTCTCGGTAATCAAGCGCGCCCGCGTCGCGCCAGAGAAGGCCTCGCCCTGGTTGATGGCGCTGATGGAACGTCGGCCACCGCTGGTCGCGGCCGTCGCGCTGGCGAACAAGATGGCGCGGATCATCTGGGCGATCCTCACGCGCGGCGGCAGTTTTCGCGCGCCGGCGAGGACATCATGACGCATTTGTAGAGTTTCCCGCGGAGCCTGGCTCCGAAGGAAGCGAGGTGGTGCCCAAGCCATGATGACGAACCGGTTGAGCCGGGGATTG from Sphingomonas hengshuiensis encodes the following:
- a CDS encoding IS110 family RNA-guided transposase codes for the protein MEIATIGLDIAKHVFQVHAVDAAGTVVLRKRYSRAQLVRLFEEIPPCLVGIEACGTAHYWGRHLQSLGHDVRLMPAHYVKPYVKRGKNDAADAEGICEAVTRPTMRFVPIKAPDTQALALMHRLRTQFVGQRTAMLNALRAGMAEFGIVTNQGLGGATEILRIASAGDDRLPELIREPYRLLADAIRAVEARLVTLDHQIAASTQFDDTCKRLSTIPGVGPVTSTTIIALAGDVSRFPTGRDFAAWLGLTPRQNSTGGKARLGRITKAGDQTLRTLLVLGAFSVIKRARVAPEKASPWLMALMERRPPLVAAVALANKMARIIWAILTRGGSFRAPARTS